A segment of the Hyperolius riggenbachi isolate aHypRig1 chromosome 8, aHypRig1.pri, whole genome shotgun sequence genome:
TCACTAGGACTGTATTTGCACAGCATTGAAAGGGCTGATATGAGATACGAACTGGTTAATGCATCTCTACTGTACGTGTTGTtcgtctgtctcacactctgtccatgccatgtgtatgtctgtctcatactctgtctatgccatgtgaaccacaaataattccgattacagctcttgctgtacttggcgaaataaagtgattctgattctgattctgctccctcacatatccctgttgatccagaggaaagtacaataccagcctgctccctcacatatccctgttgatccagaggaaagtacaataccagcctgctccctcacacatccctgttgatccagaggaaagtacaacaccagcctgctccctcacatatccctgttgatccagaggaaggcgaaaaacccttacaaggcatggtccaattgccCCAAAAGGAAaagaaatccttcccgactctagatggcaatcagataaaatccctggatcaacaccactgggcattacctagtaattgtagccatggatgtctttcaacgcaaggaaagcatctaagccccctttaattgcaggtatagaatttaccataactacttcctgtggcaatgcattccacatcttaatcactcttactgtaaagaaccctttcttaaataaatggcttaaacgtttttcctccatgtgcagatcatgtcctctagatcAATGTAGATAGCTATATGGTATCCTATGTACTGCAGTCACATCCAGTTTCTTTTCACCAAAGAGCAGTTGCAACAAGAGAGGCAGGTAAAAGGGGCGCCGCcgtaggccgtaatgtgaattacagctatagcggtgtTCAGAGAGTAATTTGGTCACCGgcaaaagatggagcccaaattgcGATAAAAACTTCACAATTTGGTTGCTAGCAGAAGCTGAAAGGCGAATTGCGATTTACCCCACTGTACGACGCCTTGGAGGTGGAACAGTAATCCACGCGGCTGGGAAATTTGTCACAGCGGGGTGAGACGTTTtcgggcttcaccctgcgcccatatTTCCTGTCGCACTTTTTACATGGCTGCTATAAATCTTCGGGGCCCCCAGCAAATCTTTGGTGGGGTCCCCCAATGACCTCTCTGTTTCCCATCCCTACCACTTGATaccttcacagcctggggacccatcttgccttgtcttattattatttattgtattcataaagcgccaccatattacgcagcactggacaataaatatggatacatacaatgtaaacaaggggccacagacagagaggtagcacacggttatacatgcaaacagggtataagaGGCATGATCGTGTGCTTTTACAGAGATAGAGCATATCAAGTccaagttagtccatgagaagggtgtcataGCTGGGGTTGCAAGATTAACCTTTTAATGACCGcagcacgccaattggcgtgagcgcgGCAGCAGGCCCACgattgcctaacgccaattggtgtcgaaTCCTGAggcagggatttgcaggagattgcacgcgccgatgcgtgcgcatctccactccgtcatcagtctcccagcggcgattgccgctaaaagactgttagacggccaaACCACCGTCTActtattctgtacagtgctgcggtctatggcagtgctgtactggggacagccctgtgacacggctgtccccctgggcggcagggaagcatccactgtcataggctgaagcctatgacagccgattgcgctgataggctggcggggggagggagggaggagggaccgttaaaaaaaaaaagtaaaaattaattaaaaatatatatttataaaaaataaataaataaacatcctgggagcgatcatagcccaccaatagaaagctctgttggtgggctgagaaggggggggggttcacttgtgtgctgagttgtgcggccctgcatcgaggccttaaagctgcagtggcttaaattgtaaaaaatagcctggtcactgggggggggggggggttggggtttaagaccgtggtccttaagtggttaagaaggacacacaaaaagggggggggggggagttcagtGATGGCAGAATATGATCCAGCCTAGAAGATGCAACAGGTCTTATATAGCTTATATTGCTCTCCATCCTCATTGGAAGAATCGCCATGGCGTCACCATCCACACACTGAAGGCCTTACCTCTTCCCGCTGGTGACCGTATCGGTGTAGCCTCTCAGTATTTTCGCCCCTTGCCGCGTAATCACACAGAGATCCACTCCGCTGCCCGATCCCAGGTCACACAAAATGCCAGCCGTGATGGCATCTTTCACCAGCTGCATGCCCTCTTCCATCTGAGATAGACCATGGATGAAAGATTATGTCATATATCTATGTACCATCAACATACTGTACCCCActaaagaggatctgtagtgaGAATAAGGTAGTTAATAAAATGGAAACAAGGAAACTGCGGCAGGCACTACATTTGCTAGTGCAGATGACACTATAGCTGAATGTATTCAAGCTTTGGTAGGGTATGTATGCAAACACACAGCGTGCTCAGGACCCCAAAGAGCAAACAATTATATAAGTCCGGCACTGCATATATGTCCACTAAAAtctttaggctgggtgcacacttagcagaaacgctagcgttgcggaaaacgctgtgtttttgccgctaataGAAGTCTATGCGCCACAGGAAGAAACGCATATAaaagcgcatatgcgttttctatgcgttttttaaccctgcgtttttaaaaacgctgggtttgttgcatattatgcaggaacgTTGCCAAaacgcatgtaatgaaagtctatggtgacgcagatGCATAGCTTTGTaatgcattttccatgcgtttttgcgTTTTGTTTCAAAATATATACAGAATATAATTTGTTGCTGTATTTtctcttcctgttgtcttccaagtgatttgcataagtggaaatataaaaacgcatggaaaatgcatacaaaatgcataagcgttttgtatatgcgaaccgcgtgCTTGCTGACAATGGTCACAGACAGGTGAAGAGGGAGATCACTGGATTCAATCCTAGCCACAAGGCTGATATACAAGAAAAAACAAGGAATCGAGCTCCTCACCCTCTCCTCCTGCTAGGAGATTAATTTATGaaagaatttgcatgcaaatgtgcAGAGGGTTAATTGACTTTGCGGTTTTTATTCTCCACACCTCCTTAGCACCTCCctattacatttttaaatgtcctaactgaaGGTGAGGAGTTTggagtctgtgttttttttttaatgtcccgTCCCAAGCATGGCCACGCTAAAGATGTGACTCCaatggggggggggtcgcctcttCTCTCTGCCCGTACTGAGCATTAGCAAGTGCCAGACCTGTGCATGGGAGCAGCTAACAAGCGGTGAATTCTCTACCTTCATCCTCCTGTGTAAGAGACGGCTAACCATTTAAATAAAGATTTACCCCCTTACTTTATTGTCCAAACCTAaaatattaccgtatttttcggactataagacgtttcggactataagacgcacctaggtttagagagcaaaaaccaggaaaaaaaattactaaacctatgtgcatccatggtccaggagtgtgtTATAGACCTTTCTCCACAAGATGTACCTTTCTAAGTTACacttcccagctacactaacccctgctgcccccaccaactatactatattacatcacaattcacTTACCCCTGataccctcccctcctcccacctcagcACTATACTACACAAACCcctacaccccccctccccaactaCACTAACCACTACAATGACCTTTCACCTCTCACCAGCCTGGATGACCTCTTCACAAAGTAGTCACGTGGGGTGTGGGTATTCATGCTGTAAATTAATCTGACATCTGGAGTGggaagacagcagcagcagcccgaTCCAAAGTCCTTCTgagcggcatagcagcagccgctgtgtAACATGACAGTACAGTATTTGTCCTGGCCGGGCCGCCCCCTCTCAGCGCATTAGCCTTGTGTCAGCGCGATTTAAACTTCTTGTGAGCGGTATAGCTGCAGCCATAATGAAGATTGGCATTAAAGTACGCGTCCTGGCCGGCCCCTCTCCATTCAGTAGCCCTGTATCAGCGCATCCAAAGTGCTTGTAAGCGGTATAGCGGCAGCTGCGGTGATGTCCGGGGATGCTGCACGTGGTTGTGATCCTCATGTCAGCGCGATTCTAGCAGCGATGCACGGCTTCGGCCGCTATGGCAACAGTGTCCACGCAGGCTTCCGTATTGCCTTGGTGCCCTCTCATGACGTCATGATAGGGCGCCAGTAAACAGGGCAATACGGAAGCCTGTGTGGACACTGTTGCCATAGCGGCCGAAGCCGTGCATCGCTGCTAGAATCGCGCTGACATGAGGATCACAACCACGTGCAGCATCCCCGGACATCACCGCGGCTGCCGCTATACCGCTTACAAGCACTTTGGATGCGCTGATACAGGGCTACTGAACTGAGAGGGGCCGGCCAGGACGCGTACTTTAATGCCAATCTTCATTACGGCTGCAGCTATACCGCTCACAAGAAGTTTAAATCGCCCTGACACAAGGCTAATGCGCTGAGAGGGGGCGGCCCGGCCAGGACAAATACTGTACTGCCATGTTacacagcggctgctgctatgccgctcAGAAGGACTTTGGATcgggctgctgctgctttctcCCCACCGCAGACATCATTACATTAATTTACAcggcaaaaaaaacaagcaccAGATCGGTAAGCAgtcacattcggactataagacgcacccactttttatccccacttttgggggacaaaaagtgcgtcttatagtccgaaaaatacggtacttttccTTGATTTGAGCATGAAAACATAAGTACTGTATAACATCTCACCGTCATGTTGGGTTTGAATTGATCTTCCAGCACAGCGATTGCAGCACTTGCACCCGATCCTGGAAAGAGTTACAGAATGTCAGAATAACAGTAACAtgttacctttaaagagactctgaagtgagttttAAAttggctttttaccttatattcaacaggggcatgtttgcccctgctaaaacggcgctatcccgcggcagaacgaggggtctttattccccaaatcccccccccccccccccctgcaaaatccacgactttcttggtcgtggattttgctgctgttggaggcagaactatgagctgcagctctgcctccatgcgctgtCTATCtgagaaggaagactgagaggggcgggggagaggcggagagatacgcgctgatagacgcgctgagaggcagagctacagccattagctctgcttcAACAgtaagcgctccccgggcaccatGGAGGGTATTTGTGGGGTAAAGACCACTCGTTCTGCCACagaatagcggcgttttagcaggggcaaacgcgCCCCtattgaatataaggtaaaaagccatttttaaactcacttcagagtctaaagaaaatctgtacctaaaaaaaaaaaagttcccctggggggtactcacctggggtgggggaagcctccggatcctatcgaggcttcccccatcttccTGTGTCTCatggcggcggcgataaagctccccggcggggatgtaaatgtttacctttccggctccagcgtaggcgcagtatcggctctctgctcagagataggcggaaatagccgatcgctgtcggtccgctctactgcacagacgcaagtctcctgcgcagtatagCGTACCCGACAGAGATCGTCTATTTCTGCCAATTTCCAAGTGGAGAGACGCAACAGCTActcctgctggagccaggaaaggtaaatattgcacaacctgacaaattgtcggctgtgcgttccgggggctgcagcgagaacactgtgggacacaggaggacgggggaagcctcgataggatccagaggcttccccctaccgaagtGAGTACCCaacatgggaacttttttttcgttacagagtctctttaaagttaacgGGAGGTCTACACATGCGCAGACAACTCAGTCTGGAGCCaattgagccagttaccggggatgaacggcagaccgcgggaggacggcgagggactccgacgtgcttatggggctggaggaagccctgggtaagtaaaaaagctttgtgaggactgttgcgaaaatcttacattttaaaacgcatacagataagaagtacatttctgaataaaatgagccataaattacttttctcctatgttgctgtcacttacagtaggtagtagaaatctgacattaccaacaggttttgggttagtccatctctgcatgggggattctcagcaaggcctttattccttataaaggcattccctgaaaaagatttatacaaagatgctggccagcctccctgttcgatgcacacttttttggcagttggatggagcaactgccattcgctgcttttaaaaatagagaaaaccctgagaaccccccccataagaagatggtttagtccaaaatctgtcgcttctgtcagacttctactacttactgtaagtgacagcaacataggagaaaagtcattctatggctcattttactctggaagaaacgcacttcttatttgtatatgtttacatgtattttaaattttaagattttggcgacagaggtcctttaagctcAGTGTTTCGGCGCCGCTGTCGTTTGGGACCAGAAGTTCTAGATGACAAAGGTTTCCCTGAATGAAATATTCTGGCTTCCCCCATCACAGGTCAAGTATCCTGAACTCTTTTTCTTTGTCTGCCCTATACTCCATGGCCTTTGGctaatcctaaccaaccccctccTGTGCCTAATACTATCCTTATAATAGCACTTATGGTACCATACATGCAAAATCGGcaatgggaaatttgggcgcatggcaAAGCTGAAAACCGTCacgctgctcctgcaaaagtcctggcggcgGACTggaatactattccctctccaggccaccGCGGACTTGGGAAAGATGTAAGTTGGCTGCCAGCTACTACTGGtggccaaattattattattatttttattatttagtatttatatagcgccaacatattacgcagcgctgtacagtgtatatatatatatatatatagatcttgtcactaactgtccctcaaaggagctcacaatctaatccctaccattgccatatgtctatattatgtagtgtaagtactgtagtctagggccaattttagggggtgccaattaacttatccgtatgtttttggagtgtgggaggaaaccggagtgcccggaggaaacccacgcagacacggagagaacatacaaactctttgcagatagtgccctggctgggattcgaaccagggacccagcgctgcaaggcgagagcgctaaccactacgccaccgtgctgcccaaattacgctgtttttatagcAGAGCTGAAtgtagaactcctctctgctctaaaagacacacaacagcataaaaaccttaaAAGAatgacatttctttgttacagctgatgcaaatcctgcaataaatctgcagtgtgtctacttcctgctttcatggaagcagacatatcattaacatcctctgctttcaaatgagcttatctgccatggcagagggtagagatcaaattacaacttgtgattagtcacagatgagggggggggggggggttagacaggttaaactctcgaaatacatacagggtgcatttctctctctttttcttctgtcctgtgcaagagttcaggtctactttaaattaATTTGGGCCCCGTCATTTGACAGCGGCTAAATTAGtgtctgagcaccgctatagctgtcatttgcattacggcctatgggggtgcatggtgtgcccaaatttccctctGTTATTTTGCACTGTTTCGCTTATGGTATAATGCAGTTAACTTACTATGGATGAGAAACACTGTAAAGAACATTGCAAACAgctaaattaaagaggaactgtcaggaaaatcttaacatttaaaacacatacaaataagaagtaagtttcttcctgaataaaatgagccataaattacttttctcctatgttgctgtcacttacagtaggcagtagaaatctgacagaagcgacaggttttgggttagtccatctctccataggggattctaagcatggcctttatcctttataaagacactccctaaaaaagatttatacaaggatgctggccagtttccctgcttttttggcagtttgacggagcaactgccattcacttagtgcattttgaaaataaagacatTCCTGTGAACCcccaatgaagagatgggctagtccaaaacctgtcagttctttcagatttctactacctactgtaagtgacagcaacataggagaaaagtaatgtgtggctcattttactctggaagaaatgcacttcttaacctccctggcgttctggacgagctaatcTTGTCCAGAgatgccggaggtcaccgctcaggccccgctgggccgatttgaataattttttttttaaaaacacgcagcaagcacttagcttgctgcgtgtcctacctgattgctgccgctgatccgccgcgatacagggccgcagacccccccgagaccccgtgcgctgtctagccaatcagtgccaggcagcgctgaggggtggatcaggactccctgtgacgtcatgacgtcgatgatgtgacgacgttcgtcgccatggcgacgggggaagccctcaaggaaatcccgttcagaacgggatttccggacggtcataagcgccggcggcgatcgaaggacAGGGAGggacgctgcagggagggggaatcatgtagctagcgctaggctagctacatgataaaaaaaaatgtgcaaaaaacgtttGCCTGCctgcggccgcgggaatcagatcGCAAGGCaggttaattgtatatgtttacatgtattttaaattttaagattttcgcaatagaggtcctttaagccATTCATGTTGTACTTTattacatttttgttgttgttgtcaatgCACAATGTTTTTTTGCCAGTTGCATATTCATGTTTCTTTAGCGAATTGTCGCCATTGGTTTGAAAAGAGGACTGCAGCAacacccattcacactggggcgattacCGATAATCGCTGTATTGCCAGCAATCGCCAGCGTTATTAAAAGTGCTAGCGCAATATTACCaaaatggcagtgatctcactgccgccatTCCCGGCAATTCACGATTAGTGGTGACCGCCAAATGTGGCACATGCAGCATCGTATCGCGGTTCTAGAGGTGATCGCAATTACAGTGCTAAAAAGTGCTATTCGTGATCGCTCGAAAATCatgagagtgtacagtgatttccaCGCACGaaaaatccccgatcattgcactgctgacatgtTCACATGCCagaggacacaggtagtcttgagcagcgcattctgcacaccatgttgcaggggatggggaatCACGGAcaaagcagggagccagctggcaagagccgaATTACTAGTGCATGATCATTAAAATCCTCtgccaaaacctgctccaccatccgttctgctccactgacccgcatataagccaaggggggtaacttttcagcaaaaaattaggcttatacgcaagtatataagGTTTCTATTCCATATAGCAGCATATACTGCAGCCATGTTGGAGAGGGCGATAGCTGCTGTTTAGCTTACCCAGAGCTGTGAATAGAGTTCTGTCTGTTGATCCGTGTGGGTGGACGCTGTTCAGATGAGGGCCATTCAAATCAATCCCTCCTATGATAATGGAAGCACCAACATGGCCTTGGTATCTGCAAGGAGAGAGATCACATGTATGAAGTATCCCTGTCATTACATAAAGCACGTCTTACATTCCCTCATATGTGCCGATCCTTCTAGAGTCAGTTATGCAGGACAATGGCTTATTCTGTGTAGAGCATTGGTATAAGTTGCTTCTTGGtggtttaaaggaacactatcaattacactatcaattaacatgttgtttttttttaagctgggattgagagagttcctgaagtgctgctaagtagtgatgtatacatttcacttgcttatctcttttgtttattaACTGACACCAAATCTCAAAGCCCAGTGAACCCTGACGGGAGGGGGATTCACTCCcaatacatctgttaaccctgtgtgtgagagaaagctctcactagctgcagctgcctgtgtctctgactgaagtgtctgaagagagcagagggaaAGTAACttgtataaacatttgtaattgtctgagacgccacagcttttcatactttttctttttttgctttcagagaaaaatattcTTTAGTCTgatatacaaaaaaaacaacactggctgtgcattgaagcagacaccccttttgtaAAGAATTtgttccaatagagctaaatcctacgcACAAttcattaaagcttttgcctctgatatttaaagggaaccagagacgcgggacatagaaaaagaaaaaaaagatttcatacatacctggggcttcttccagccccataagcctggatcgctcccacgccgccatcctccgtttcctggatccgccggtaccgggtcccgtcacttccggcggacaaggcctatgcagccgcacgcgtaatggtatgctgggagcccctgtgatgcggacaattggccgcgtgcagACGCCGACTGGccaaaactacgggacccggaactggTTGATACAGGGAGCAGAggtcggcggcgtgggagcgatccgtgcgtatggggctggaggaagccccaggtatgtataaaatctttttcctggcgtctctggttccctttaacatgaaaagtaggaaaatgtttacacagctacttagacattatttgtacattgtcatttttaaGTGTTTTGAAATGCGTTAGAACGCATTCAAGCGGTTTAAAAATGCATTTCAAAACACGTTAAAACGCAttagtttctatgcgtttttataAATgtagcagtgggctcaggcccttagtgttaCTTGTGTTACTCAACTTGTTACCATAGCAATTTTTGCATTAACCCGGACGTGGCACTGATGCATTAACAGCCGGTGCTCCACATGTTCCAGTTAAATTGACGTGTGCTTCCTGCGCACAGCAGCTTTACCggagtttagtgcatcaggcccataagGATTTATGCAGTTGTTTTCTGAACACAGCTAATAAAAGTGTGGCCACTCTGGGTAGGCACAAGTAGGGTTTGCTCTCTGTGGTACTATGCAGGCCATACTTTGCACTTGAGTGGTGCAGCTGCGCTCGTACACAGTGGGGAGTGCGGATTCGAGCAATAGTCTACCTTAACCTCTCTGCGACTGACTAACGTAGGATGGCAGCCGCAGAATGGCTCTCTCGTTCCTCAGTCAAGGCCATATGCCCACGTGAGAGGCGCGATTTGCAGGGAACAGGGGCCgccatgatcagcctgccagccacgatctgagctggcaggctgttattaacatttaaaatgctaaaAACCATGCGTACAAAAactgccttgtcacttaactgtccctccaagCGGTTCACAATCTGATCTCTATCATAGGcgtatgcctatgtatgtaatgtgtattgtatgtaacgtagtctagggctaacttggtggaaataaaagaaataggttttcttcttcaaaaaatgattatttttatttaataataaaaaacaactaaaaattgcagcagcaatcagagaccaccaaaagaaagctctattagtgagaagaaaaggaggtacaatTCATTTGGGTTTGACcgcgcaataaaccgttaaagttgtgaagtgctgaattgtaaaaaaatggcctggtcactaagggggtgtgtaaacctctggtcctcaagtggttaatgttgaaTACAGCAGAGTCTCCCTTAGCCAGAATTTAGGCAACcgaaagtctcaactaaccggctgaAGGATAACAGGGACCTCTGTTTTGCGCTGCCACAAAATACTCACTCATCCTCCAGCAATGTCCTgcatcacctcgctggctcctagCAGCTTCCAGCATCTGTGCACGCAAGCCGGAGTGTCACGTGTCCCGATGAGGGTCAGATGACACTGGCTTCTGTGCACGGGCGAAGCTGGAGAGCCGTTAGGATGAAGCAGGACATCGCTGGAGGATTGGTGGAGGCTCTGTGAGTATTCTGCctgcacctggggggggggggggggggagatttgtgctttttttggccgttgctcaagcaaccatcaagcacatgtatccggcatgaGGAGATCCCCGCCAGGGCCGGATACTAGGGACTGTGCTGTATATgtcaaatattgtaaaaatggttTCAGGGTAGGAATGGAGGGGCAAAGGATGGCCGAGAAGCCTCTAACTTTATGGTATGTCTGGCTTCAGGACAGGTACccttaaggctttgttcacatataAAATCGATATCGCTGACAgcagcttgaaaaaagggcaaaaacggctgaggtgtgaacgagcccttactgcgGCATTCTGGCTGGCGGGAGTCTCACCTGTACATCAGCTGCTTGAGTATCCGGTTAGCTGTGCACACCCGCGCCGGCCTGCCGGTGGACAGTTCATGAAGGGTCAGCTGAGAGGACAGCAGTCGGGTGACGTATTCTGCATCAGCAGCCACTCCGGCTCCACAGCAGCTAGATGTATGGAAATAAAATATATCGGATTAGAGCGCAAATATAAACCATGGGGCGAGCTTGGGATGGAGCAGCCAACCCTGGACCAGGCATATGTAAACAATGATCTCTCCCCTCTCCTTACAGGCTGgaagcacactaggcagtgcaggaAACCATGCGTTGTTGCGTATTTGTTTGCGTTTGTGTTTTGcatgtgcgtttttcatgcatttttggtgctttttgcatttttaaaatttacTTATCAATGGAATAAAATACAGTGAGGCTGGTTTCGCACCAGAAACCAATGTCAGTGTTGCGGTGCTTTGCGCCCGACGCACCACATCGCATCCTCAAAAGCAGGCCTTCAGCGAGCACCGCGCTATTctgcggtgttccctgtctgcccaccggccaagcaggaagtaatGCGCACttggcatcacttcctgcttcgggtattcGGATGTACATGGAAacgtattgttaaaatacgcttccgtACATGCGCGCTGTGACGTGGCATtggatcattttttttaaactccacgagttgccatagactaacacaACTTCCAGGCCGTAGCAGATCGCCGCAACTCGTCGCAGCGTTAACATAGTTCTTGACCTACGTTGGAGATGCGGTGACGTCACTTCTGCCACGTCTCACCACACAAAAATACTGCaccgcctcagtgtgaaagggccctaaggctgtgTTCCCGCTTGAGCTGAGAATGAACAtttttgtccattctccgctcattgctaaactgtcagtgAACATAATTTGTAAATAGGAGGCGATCACACCTGCCACACTGCAACAGATCTG
Coding sequences within it:
- the LOC137528758 gene encoding proteasome subunit beta type-10-like — protein: MLPRLSAFEISQGGFSFENCQRNKDFEAQNGTLGFTSPTARKTGTTIVGLVFKDGVILGADRRATDDMVVADKNCFKIHYITDNIYCCGAGVAADAEYVTRLLSSQLTLHELSTGRPARVCTANRILKQLMYRYQGHVGASIIIGGIDLNGPHLNSVHPHGSTDRTLFTALGSGASAAIAVLEDQFKPNMTMEEGMQLVKDAITAGILCDLGSGSGVDLCVITRQGAKILRGYTDTVTSGKRQGSYRYARGTTAVLKESVIHYDLVEESVQQMDTE